One genomic window of Solanum stenotomum isolate F172 chromosome 9, ASM1918654v1, whole genome shotgun sequence includes the following:
- the LOC125877221 gene encoding cyclin-T1-3-like — MSQQLSENPSSMHIQEKSESYTQRWYFTTEEIEDHSPSRRDGIDYEKESHLRKLYCSFLQELGIELKVPQVTIATAMMLCHRFYMRQSHAKNHWQIVATVSMFLAGKAEETPRWLSDLVVVSYKLVYKWDPSAPLRIRQKDIYDKEKESVVAGERMLLVTVAFDLNIEHPYKALVGAMKRLEISNNEMVKVAWNFVNDWIRTTLCLQYKPHYVAAGSMFLAAKLLKVKLPAEKGNPWWMQFDVAPKQLEEVIQKMLQLLEQNQKQVIPSTSSKLSELKPVAGKATSSIAESCISSVSVVAQDSRNMELVETRGPSTSVTSKFSEKASCNSINTVKEETEHWETSECGSANSAVEDGLCQPLKNERGKEICHTVSVSDHNGKFDIDRIKERLKRRKLEQSSMKKSAMYDEIDSEGWIERELENLG; from the exons ATGTCACAACAACTATCTGAGAACCCATCTAGTATGCACATTCAAGAAAAATCTGAGTCTTATACCCAGAGATGGTACTTTACTACAGAAGAAATAGAAGATCACTCTCCATCAAGAAGGGATGGGATTGATTATGAAAAAGAGTCTCATCTAAGGAAGTTGTACTGCTCTTTCCTGCAAGAGCTTGGGATAGAGCTGAAAGT GCCTCAAGTGACAATAGCTACTGCAATGATGTTGTGCCATCGCTTTTACATGCGCCAATCTCATGCAAAGAACCACTGGCAG ATTGTCGCAACTGTGAGCATGTTCCTTGCCGGCAAAGCTGAAGAAACACCACGCTGGCTGAGTGATCTTGTTGTTGTTTCCTACAAGCTTGTATATAAATGGGATCCATCAGCTCCACTGAGGATCAGGCAGAAG GATATTTATGATAAGGAAAAGGAATCTGTTGTAGCTGGTGAGAGAATGCTGCTTGTGACAGTTGCTTTTGATCTTAACATCGAACATCCTTACAAGGCACTTGTTGGTGCTATGAAGAGGTTGGAAATTTCTAACAATGAGATGGTCAAAGTAGCCTGGAATTTTGTGAATGATTG GATTCGCACAACACTGTGCTTGCAGTATAAGCCCCATTATGTCGCTGCTGGTTCCATGTTCCTTGCTGCTAAACTTCTGAAGGTGAAATTGCCTGCCGAAAAAGGGAATCCCTGGTGGATGCAATTTGACGTTGCTCCGAAGCAGTTAGAAG AGGTTATTCAAAAGATGCTTCAGTTACTGGAGCAGAATCAGAAACAAGTAATACCATCCACTTCCAGCAAGTTGTCTGAATTAAAACCTGTTGCTGGAAAGGCAACATCAAGCATTGCAGAGTCTTGTATCTCAAGTGTGTCAGTTGTTGCACAAGATTCCAGGAATATGGAATTGGTGGAGACTAGAGGACCATCTACATCTGTGACATCCAAATTCAGTGAGAAAGCATCCTGCAACAGCATCAACACTGTCAAAGAGGAGACAGAGCATTGGGAGACTAGTGAGTGTGGTAGTGCAAATAGTGCAGTTGAGGATGGTCTTTGTCAGCCACTAAAGAATGAGCGCGGAAAAGAAATTTGCCATACTGTCTCTGTTAGTGATCACAATggaaaatttgatattgatcGAATCAAGGAGAGATTGAAGAGACGGAAATTGGAGCAGAGTTCAATGAAGAAATCAGCCATGTATGACGAGATCGATAGTGAGGGCTGGATTGAGAGAGAGCTGGAAAACTTGGGATAG